The Pseudodesulfovibrio sp. zrk46 genome contains a region encoding:
- a CDS encoding NifB/NifX family molybdenum-iron cluster-binding protein produces MDTIVAIPSAMPGGLEAGVDAHFGHCAIYTLVEIAGGEIKEVKTLPAIPHEQGGCMAPVNYLAQNEVKTLISGGMGFRPLQGFNQVGIDVYHGSGAPTVGQAVEALIHDSLPRFAMEHTCGGGADHSHEHGGCGNH; encoded by the coding sequence ATGGATACCATTGTCGCTATTCCCTCTGCAATGCCCGGCGGTCTCGAAGCCGGTGTGGACGCCCACTTCGGCCACTGCGCCATCTACACTCTGGTGGAGATCGCCGGCGGTGAAATCAAGGAAGTAAAAACCCTGCCTGCCATCCCCCACGAACAGGGCGGCTGCATGGCTCCGGTTAATTACCTTGCTCAAAATGAAGTAAAGACCTTGATCTCCGGTGGCATGGGCTTCCGTCCGCTTCAGGGCTTCAATCAAGTAGGCATCGACGTATACCACGGCTCTGGTGCCCCCACTGTCGGTCAGGCTGTTGAAGCACTGATCCATGACAGCCTGCCCCGCTTCGCCATGGAGCACACCTGCGGCGGCGGTGCTGACCACAGTCACGAACACGGCGGCTGCGGCAATCACTAA